A genomic segment from Lemur catta isolate mLemCat1 chromosome 9, mLemCat1.pri, whole genome shotgun sequence encodes:
- the TP53INP1 gene encoding tumor protein p53-inducible nuclear protein 1 isoform X1, producing the protein MFQRLNKMFVGEVNTSSNQQPEFSEKEDDEWILVDFIDTCTGFSAEEEEDDDDDISEESPTDHPSVFSCLPASLECLADTSDSCFLQFESCPMEESWFITPPPCFTAGGLTTIKVETSPMENLLIEHPSMSVYAVHNSCPGLSEANCGPDELHSPSSPRVEAQNEMGQHIHCYVAALTAHTTFLEQPKSFRPSQWIKEHSERQSLNRNSLRRQNLTRDCHSRQVKHNGWVVHQPCPRQYNY; encoded by the exons ATGTTCCAGAGGCTGAATAAAATGTTTGTGGGTGAAGTCAATACTTCTTCCAACCAACAACCAGAATTTAGTGAGAAAGAAGATGATGAATGGATTCTTGTTGACTTCATAG ATACTTGCACTGGCTTCTCAgcagaagaagaggaagatgatgatgatgacatcAGTGAAGAGTCACCTACTGACCACCCTTCAGTCTTTTCCTGTTTACCTGCATCTCTTGAATGCTTGGCTGATACAAGTGATTCCTGCTTCCTCCAGTTCGAGTCCTGTCCAATGGAGGAGAGCTGGTTTATCACCCCTCCCCCGTGTTTTACTGCAGGTGGATTAACCACTATCAAGGTCGAAACAAGTCCTATGGAAAACCTTCTCATCGAACATCCCAGCATGTCTGTCTATGCTGTGCATAACTCCTGCCCTGGTCTCAGTGAGGCCAACTGTGGGCCTGATGAACTTCACAGCCCAAGTAGTCCCAG agtGGAAGCTCAAAATGAAATGGGGCAGCACATTCATTGCTATGTTGCAGCTCTTACTGCTCACACAACTTTTCTGGAACAACCCAAGAGCTTTCGGCCTTCCCAGTGGATAAAAGAACATAGTGAAAGACAGTCTCTTAACAGAAATAGCCTTCGTCGCCAAAATCTTACCAGGGATTGCCACTCTCGGCAAGTCAAGCACAATGGCTGGGTTGTTCATCAGCCCTGCCCGCGTCAGTACAATTACTAA
- the TP53INP1 gene encoding tumor protein p53-inducible nuclear protein 1 isoform X2, with protein MFQRLNKMFVGEVNTSSNQQPEFSEKEDDEWILVDFIDTCTGFSAEEEEDDDDDISEESPTDHPSVFSCLPASLECLADTSDSCFLQFESCPMEESWFITPPPCFTAGGLTTIKVETSPMENLLIEHPSMSVYAVHNSCPGLSEANCGPDELHSPSSPRARKSCL; from the exons ATGTTCCAGAGGCTGAATAAAATGTTTGTGGGTGAAGTCAATACTTCTTCCAACCAACAACCAGAATTTAGTGAGAAAGAAGATGATGAATGGATTCTTGTTGACTTCATAG ATACTTGCACTGGCTTCTCAgcagaagaagaggaagatgatgatgatgacatcAGTGAAGAGTCACCTACTGACCACCCTTCAGTCTTTTCCTGTTTACCTGCATCTCTTGAATGCTTGGCTGATACAAGTGATTCCTGCTTCCTCCAGTTCGAGTCCTGTCCAATGGAGGAGAGCTGGTTTATCACCCCTCCCCCGTGTTTTACTGCAGGTGGATTAACCACTATCAAGGTCGAAACAAGTCCTATGGAAAACCTTCTCATCGAACATCCCAGCATGTCTGTCTATGCTGTGCATAACTCCTGCCCTGGTCTCAGTGAGGCCAACTGTGGGCCTGATGAACTTCACAGCCCAAGTAGTCCCAG GGCCAGGAAAAGCTGCTTATAG